In Paraburkholderia phenazinium, the following are encoded in one genomic region:
- a CDS encoding complex I NDUFA9 subunit family protein has protein sequence MRHQAIAIIGGSGFIGSHLVNALVELGKDVRIATRQRYNARHLTLLPIDVIETDVFDPVELARFVENADAVINLVGTLHGGRGTPYGPEFAKANVELPTKIVAACEGKGVHRLIHISALGADQNGPSMYLRSKGDGEKAVRASTLATTIFRPSVVFGPEDAFLNQFAFLQRIFPVIPLASPDAQFQPVFVGDVAKAIVNVLDLDAASGRSYELGGPTVYTLEQLVKYCGDVIGRHARIIRLPDALARLQALTFEIAPGEPVISRDNLDSMKVPSVLSGPLAPELGLEPASIETIAPVYLTGASPRSRFNAFRANAGR, from the coding sequence ATGCGACATCAAGCCATTGCGATCATCGGCGGCTCCGGTTTTATCGGCAGCCATCTCGTCAACGCGCTCGTCGAGCTCGGCAAAGACGTCCGCATTGCTACGCGCCAGCGCTACAACGCCCGTCATCTCACGCTGCTGCCAATCGACGTGATCGAAACCGATGTGTTCGATCCGGTCGAGCTCGCGCGCTTCGTCGAGAATGCCGACGCGGTGATCAACCTCGTTGGCACGTTGCATGGCGGACGCGGCACGCCGTATGGCCCGGAATTCGCGAAGGCGAACGTCGAGTTGCCGACGAAGATCGTGGCCGCATGCGAAGGCAAGGGCGTGCATCGGCTGATCCATATCAGCGCGCTCGGCGCCGACCAGAATGGCCCGAGCATGTATTTGCGCTCCAAGGGCGACGGTGAAAAGGCGGTGCGCGCCTCCACGCTCGCCACGACGATTTTCCGGCCTTCGGTGGTGTTCGGTCCTGAGGACGCGTTCCTGAACCAGTTCGCGTTCTTGCAGCGGATCTTTCCGGTGATTCCACTGGCGAGCCCGGATGCACAATTCCAGCCGGTGTTTGTCGGCGATGTCGCGAAGGCCATCGTCAACGTGCTCGATCTCGATGCCGCCAGCGGTCGCAGCTACGAGTTGGGCGGCCCGACCGTCTATACGCTGGAGCAACTGGTGAAGTACTGCGGCGACGTGATCGGCCGTCACGCGCGGATCATCCGTCTGCCGGATGCGCTGGCGCGGCTGCAGGCGCTGACTTTCGAAATCGCGCCCGGCGAGCCGGTGATCTCGCGCGACAATCTGGATTCGATGAAGGTGCCGAGCGTGCTGAGTGGGCCGCTTGCGCCCGAGCTGGGCCTTGAGCCGGCCAGCATCGAGACCATTGCGCCCGTGTATCTGACCGGAGCGTCGCCCCGCTCGCGCTTCAATGCGTTCCGCGCCAACGCCGGGCGTTGA
- a CDS encoding lytic transglycosylase domain-containing protein → MSKRLFRVYRAAGLALAAAALVACSTASAVKPVPLSQLSNDDQTFIQLREAARDNDPGRAAQLAAMIPDYPAPSYVEYFQIKPQLFDSTGHPRVDAPDAPVLSFLQKYDGQAIADRLRNDYLVVLGARHDWNNFDQQYARFVLNDDTQVKCYALESRAAHGENVADAARALLVDPKWYGDGCVDLITSLALNQQFSADDVWQQIRLAYEQNYTSTGSKLVDALGNQRPDPVLFDQAASTPPLLLARGVGPDAQSHQLALLAITRMARNDPAMAAATFASVAPSLSSPERAIGWGTIAYQAAAKQMSTAVDWYRLSANAPLLSNPAYEWRTRSALLAGDWTMVRWSIEQMPAALRSQPSWVYWHARALKEGGNTAQANQEFAQIASGYNFYGQLATEDLGQKITVPPKTMVSDAEVQQAANTPGLALAQRFYQLNLRLEGNREWNWPLRTMSDRQLLAVAEYARRIELYDRTVNTADRTKTEHDFSLRYLSPFRDIVERDAQTNGLDVEWAYGLIRQESRFIMNARSDVGASGLMQLMPGTAQLVAKKIGLGPISREQMNDINTNILLGTNYLSMIYNQFDGSAVLATAGYNAGPGRPKAWREGLAHPVEGAIFAETIPFNETRDYVKNVLSNTVYYAALFEGRPQSLKARLGYIAP, encoded by the coding sequence ATGTCAAAACGCCTCTTTCGAGTATATCGCGCGGCCGGTCTTGCGCTTGCCGCAGCGGCACTCGTCGCGTGCAGCACGGCCTCGGCCGTGAAGCCTGTTCCGCTTTCGCAACTCTCCAACGACGACCAGACTTTCATCCAGCTGCGCGAAGCCGCGCGCGATAACGATCCGGGTCGCGCAGCGCAACTGGCGGCGATGATTCCGGACTATCCGGCGCCGTCGTATGTGGAGTACTTCCAGATCAAGCCGCAGTTGTTCGATTCGACGGGGCATCCGCGCGTCGATGCGCCGGACGCGCCGGTGTTGTCGTTCCTGCAGAAGTACGACGGCCAGGCGATTGCCGACCGGTTGCGCAACGACTACCTGGTGGTACTCGGCGCGCGTCACGACTGGAATAACTTCGACCAGCAATATGCGCGCTTCGTGCTCAACGACGATACGCAGGTCAAGTGCTACGCGCTCGAATCGCGCGCCGCGCACGGTGAGAACGTGGCGGACGCGGCGCGTGCGCTGCTGGTCGACCCGAAGTGGTACGGCGACGGTTGCGTCGACCTGATCACCTCGCTTGCCTTGAACCAGCAGTTCAGCGCGGACGACGTCTGGCAGCAGATCCGCCTCGCTTACGAACAGAACTACACCAGCACCGGCAGCAAGCTGGTCGACGCGCTCGGCAACCAGCGCCCCGACCCGGTGCTGTTCGATCAGGCGGCGAGCACGCCGCCGCTGCTGCTCGCGCGTGGCGTCGGACCGGATGCGCAGTCGCATCAACTGGCGCTGCTGGCGATCACGCGTATGGCGCGCAACGACCCGGCAATGGCCGCGGCTACCTTCGCGTCGGTGGCGCCGTCGCTCAGTTCGCCGGAGCGGGCGATCGGCTGGGGCACGATTGCCTACCAGGCCGCGGCCAAGCAGATGTCGACCGCGGTGGACTGGTACCGGCTGTCGGCGAATGCGCCGTTGCTGTCGAACCCGGCCTACGAATGGCGTACCCGTAGCGCACTGCTGGCAGGCGACTGGACGATGGTGCGCTGGTCGATCGAGCAGATGCCGGCGGCATTGCGCAGCCAGCCGTCGTGGGTGTACTGGCACGCGCGTGCTCTCAAGGAAGGGGGCAACACCGCGCAGGCCAACCAGGAATTCGCCCAGATCGCTTCGGGCTACAACTTTTACGGCCAGCTCGCTACGGAAGACCTGGGCCAGAAGATCACCGTGCCGCCGAAAACCATGGTGTCCGACGCCGAAGTGCAGCAAGCGGCGAACACGCCGGGCCTGGCGCTCGCGCAACGCTTCTATCAGCTCAATCTGCGTCTCGAAGGCAATCGCGAGTGGAACTGGCCGCTGCGCACCATGAGCGACCGGCAACTGCTGGCGGTGGCCGAGTACGCGCGCCGTATCGAACTGTATGACCGCACCGTCAACACGGCGGACCGCACGAAGACCGAGCACGATTTCTCGTTGCGCTACCTGTCGCCGTTCCGCGACATCGTCGAGCGCGATGCGCAGACCAATGGGCTCGACGTCGAATGGGCGTATGGCTTGATCCGCCAGGAGTCGCGTTTCATCATGAATGCGCGCTCGGACGTGGGCGCGAGCGGCCTGATGCAGTTGATGCCGGGCACCGCGCAATTGGTGGCGAAGAAGATTGGTCTGGGTCCGATCTCGCGCGAGCAGATGAACGACATCAACACGAACATCCTGCTCGGCACCAACTACCTGTCGATGATCTACAATCAGTTCGACGGGTCCGCCGTACTCGCCACCGCCGGCTACAACGCCGGTCCGGGCCGTCCGAAGGCATGGCGGGAAGGGCTGGCGCATCCGGTTGAGGGCGCGATCTTCGCGGAGACGATCCCGTTCAACGAGACCCGCGACTACGTCAAGAATGTGCTGTCCAATACGGTCTACTACGCGGCACTGTTCGAAGGCCGTCCGCAATCGCTGAAGGCGCGTTTGGGTTATATCGCACCGTAA